In one Curtobacterium citreum genomic region, the following are encoded:
- a CDS encoding SDR family NAD(P)-dependent oxidoreductase → MTLQDKVVVVTGGASGIGEATAKLLAERGAKVVIGDVFEAAGTRVVDEIITAGGAASFIRTDVSRAEDTIALVEHAVDTFGALHQAANVAGIGHPHARIHDLDETWWDRVHSIDLKGIWLSMKAEISFFLEHGGGSIVNMASDAGLRATIGQPAYAAAKAGVISLTGQAALEYARDSIRVNAVAPGLIDTPAVAALDDEIRALYAAQMPVGRMGTPREVAAVVAWLLSDDASFVTGITHSVDGGFMQKS, encoded by the coding sequence ATGACGCTCCAGGACAAGGTCGTCGTCGTCACCGGCGGCGCCTCCGGCATCGGAGAAGCAACCGCGAAGCTGCTCGCCGAACGCGGCGCCAAGGTCGTCATCGGTGATGTGTTCGAGGCAGCTGGCACCCGCGTGGTCGATGAGATCATCACAGCCGGAGGCGCGGCGTCATTCATCCGCACAGATGTCTCACGCGCCGAGGACACGATCGCCCTCGTCGAACACGCCGTGGACACCTTCGGCGCACTCCACCAAGCCGCGAACGTCGCTGGGATCGGCCATCCGCACGCTCGCATCCACGATCTCGACGAGACGTGGTGGGATCGCGTCCACAGCATCGACCTCAAAGGCATCTGGCTGTCGATGAAAGCCGAGATCAGCTTCTTCCTCGAGCACGGGGGCGGGTCGATCGTCAACATGGCCTCCGATGCCGGACTTCGTGCCACGATCGGTCAGCCCGCCTATGCTGCAGCGAAAGCCGGTGTCATTTCTCTCACGGGGCAAGCAGCACTCGAGTACGCCCGCGACAGCATCCGGGTCAACGCTGTCGCCCCTGGCCTGATCGACACCCCCGCAGTAGCAGCGCTCGACGATGAGATCCGAGCGCTGTACGCGGCGCAGATGCCAGTGGGCAGGATGGGGACGCCGCGAGAAGTCGCGGCAGTAGTCGCGTGGCTACTTTCCGACGACGCCAGCTTCGTCACCGGCATCACTCACAGCGTCGACGGCGGCTTCATGCAGAAGAGCTGA